From Salvia miltiorrhiza cultivar Shanhuang (shh) unplaced genomic scaffold, IMPLAD_Smil_shh fragScaff_scaffold_2_2:::fragment_3, whole genome shotgun sequence, one genomic window encodes:
- the LOC131002872 gene encoding uncharacterized protein LOC131002872, protein MKFTTSASSYGASSMTTPDFFPECACKLQVEMKTSRKQLNPGRRFLRCSNKEKQCGFFEWVDPEVKPKIEDDEDEKLNFWIGECYRLGKYVEEDMKRIRLLENEVRLLRMENVESSKCSMKKMVACACVLGVVCLVIQVFVS, encoded by the exons ATGAAGTTCACGACATCTGCCTCCTCTTATGGCGCCTCGTCCATGACTACACCCGATTTCTTCCCTGAATGCGCGTGCAAACTTCAAGTAGAGATGAAAACGTCGCGAAAACAGCTCAATCCTGGGCGAAGATTCTTGAGATGCTCCAACAAAGAG AAACAATGTGGCTTCTTTGAGTGGGTAGATCCTGAAGTAAAGCCtaaaattgaagatgacgaaGATGAAAAATTGAACTTCTGGATTGGAGAATGCTATCGCCTAGGGAAATATGTGGAGGAAGATATGAAGCGAATTAGATTGTTGGAGAATGAAGTGAGACTCCTCAGAATGGAGAACGTCGAGAGCAGCAAGTGTTCGATGAAAAAGATGGTTGCATGTGCTTGTGTTCTGGGTGTTGTTTGTTTGGTGATTCAAGTTTTTGTTTCATAG